The segment TCGCGCTGAACTACCGCAGCGCCATCAAGCATCACCTGGAAGGCACCGGTAACTTCACCGTCCCGGCCAACGCCGCGGCGCTGCTGTCCAACCCGGCGATCGCCAGCCTGTTCCAGGGCCAGGCACCGTTTACCCACACCGACGGCAACGCCGGTTTCGAAACCCCGGCCGTGGCCACCGCCAGCTTCTGGCACCAGGACGAGAAGTTCGGCCTGGGTATGGACCTGTCGTGGACCAAGTGGGATTCGTTCAAGAACCTGACGGTGACCTACGCCAACCCGAACCAGCCGCCGACCTCGGAAGCCTACAACTGGCGCAATACCTGGTTCGCCTCGGTCGGTGGTGAGTACTACCTCAGCGACAAGCTGACCCTGCGAGGCGGTGTGGCGATCGACACCACCCCGACCTACGCTGACACCCGCTCCCCGCGCGTGCCGGATTCGACCCGCAAGTGGCTCGCCTTCGGTATGGGCTACAAGGTGTCGGAGAAGTTCGAGATCAACGCCGGCTACGCGCACATCTTCGTCAACAAGGCGCACATGAACGGCGTCGCCAGCGCAACGGGCGATACCCTGGTCGGCGAGAACGACGACAAGGGCAACCTGCTCAGCCTGTCGGCCAAGTACCAGTTCTGATCGCTTAACGCGAACAGGTGCTGAAAAAAAACCTCCCCGGCGACGGGGAGGTTTTTTTATGCGATCAATAGGCGTATTCGCTGAACACCGGATCCACGCTGCCGTTCCATTTGCCGTGGAACTGCTCGAGCTTGGTGTCTGCCTGCGTCTTGCCCGACAGCGCGATCTCCAGCAGCGGTTCGATGTAGATCGATTCGTTGGCGCCGTCCGAACGGCGGCCGACGTTGCGACGCTTCAAACCGTGGTCGGCAATCTTCAGTGCCTCGAGCGACAGCTCACGCATCGTGTGGTTGCGGAACTTCAGGTGCAGCGCTTCCTTCGGTACGCCATCGCGCAGGGCGTGGCGTTCGGCCTTGCTGAAATCCTTCACCAGGTCCCACGCCGCGTCGAGTGCGACGTCGTCGTACAGCAGGCCTACCCAGAAGGCAGGCAGCGCGCACAGCTGGTTCCACGGGCTGGCATCGGCGCCGCGCATTTCCAGGTACTGCTTCAGGCGCACCTCGGGGAAAGCCGTGGTGAGGTGATCCGCCCAGTCCTTCATGTTGGCCTTCACGCCCGGCAGTGCCGGCAGTTCGCCACGCATGAACTTGCGGAAATCCTGGCCCGACAGGTCGACGTACTTGCCATCGCGATAGCTGAAGTACATCGGCACGTCGAGGATGTAATCGACGTAACGCTCGTAGCCGAAGCCTTCCTCGAACACGAAGTCGAGCATGCCGGTGCGGTCCGCGTCGGTATCCGTCCACACGTGCGAGCGGAACGACTTGAAGCCGTTCGGCTTGCCTTCGGTAAACGGCGAATTGGCGAAGAGTGCGGTGGCGATCGGCTGCAGGGCCAGCGCCACGCGGAACTTTTTCACCATGTCCGCTTCGGTGGCGTAGTCCAGGTTCACCTGCACGGTGCAGGTGCGGGTCATCATGTCCAGGCCGAGCGAACCGACCTTGGGCATGTACTCGCGCATGATCTTGTAGCGGCCCTTGGGCATCCACGGCATCTGGTCGCGGCGCCACTTCGGCTGGAAACCCATGCCGAGGAAGCCGATGCCGAACTCGTCGGCCACCGAGCGCACTTCCTTCAGGTGGGTGCTGACTTCGTCGCAGGTCTCGTGGATGGACACCAGCGGCGCGCCGGAGAGCTCCAGCTGGCCCGCGGGTTCCAGGGTGATGTTGGCCTTGCCCTTGGTCAGCGCGACCGGCGTCTCGCCCTCCCGGGCGATGTCCCAGTCATAGCGCTCGGCCAGCCCCTCGAGGATGGCGCGGATGCCCGGGCGCGGGCCTTCGAAGGGGGGCGGGGTAAGGTCGTCGGTATAGAAGCCGAACTTTTCGTGCTCGGTACCGATGCGCCAGGCTTCGCGCGGCTTTTCGCCCTCGGCGAGGTTGGCGACCAGGTCGTGCCGGTCACCGATGGGCGTGCTCTTGGCGGCGCTGGGAATGGACACAAAACTTCCTTGGCAGTGGACGGCAGGGGCCGTAGCCGCCCCACATGGGGGCGCATGCCGCCCGGGAAAAGGTGCCATGCCCGCCGGCGAGCGTAACAAAAGCCGGTGACGCCCGCGTGCGTTTCGGCGCAAGAAAAAAGGCCGCCCCGAGGGGCGGCCTTCTCAACGTGCCATTACTGGACTTCAGCGCTTCATCGAGTTGAAGAACTCGTCGTTCGACTTGGTGTTCTTCATCTTGTCGAGCATGAACTCCATGGCGGCCAGTTCGTCCATCGGGTGGAGCAGCTTGCGCAGGATCCAGATCTTGGCAAGCATGTCCGGCTCGATCAGCAGGTCTTCGCGGCGGGTGCCGGAGCGGTTGATGTCGATGGCCGGGTAAACGCGCTTTTCCGAGATGCGGCGGGACAGGTGCACTTCCATGTTGCCGGTGCCCTTGAACTCCTCGTAGATCACCTCGTCCATCTTGGAGCCGGTGTCGGTCAGCGCCGTGGCGATGATCGTCAGGCTGCCGCCTTCCTCGACGTTACGGGCCGCGCCGAAGAAGCGCTTGGGGCGCTGCAGGGCGTTGGCGTCCACGCCACCGGTGAGCACCTTGCCGGAGCTGGGCACCACGGTGTTGTAGGCACGGGCCAGGCGGGTGATCGAATCCAGCAGGATCACGACGTCGCGCTTGTGCTCGACCAGGCGCTTGGCGCGCTCGATGACCATCTCGGCGACCTGCACGTGGCGGACGGCCGGCTCATCGAAGGTGGAGCTGATGACCTCGGCGCGCACCGTGCGGGCGATTTCCGTGACTTCTTCCGGGCGCTCATCGATCAGCAGCATGATCAGGTGGACGTCGGGATGGTTGTACTGGATGGCCTGCGCGATGTTCTGCAGCATCATCGTCTTACCGGATTTCGGCTGGGAAACGATGAGGCCACGCTGGCCGCGGCCGATCGGCGCCACCAGGTCGAGGATGCGGCCGGTGATGTCCTCGGTGGACCCGTTGCCGCGCTCGAGCTTGAACGCCTTGCGCGGGAACAGCGGGGTGAGGTTTTCGAACAGCAGCTTGTTCTTCGACGCTTCCGGCGGGTCGCCGTTGATGTCGTCCACCTTGAGCATGGCGAAGTAACGCTCGCCTTCCTTCGGGTGGCGCACGCGTCCGGTGATGTAATCGCCGGTGCGCAGGTTGAAGCGGCGGATCTGGCTGGGTGAGACGTAGATGTCGTCCGGGCCGGCCAGGTAGGACTCGTCGGCCGAGCGCAGGAAGCCGAAACCGTCCTGCAGGATCTCGAGCACGCCTTCGGCCCAGATGCCGCCGCCCGAGCGGGCGTGGGCCTTGAGGATGTTGAACACCACATCCTGCTTGCGCTGGCGGGCGACGCCCTCGCGGATACCCAGCGACTCGGCGAACTCCAGGAGCTGGATGGAGTTCTTGCGCTTGAGTTCGGTGAGGTTGATCAGGCGATCGTTGCTGCCGGCGTCGGCGTTCTCGTCGTCGTCGACCGGATAGCCATTGTTGTTATTGCGCTGGTGCTGGTAGTTGCCACCACCGTTGCCACCACCGCCACCCTGGCGCTGTTGCTGCTGCGGGCGGTCGTTGCGCTCGGGCCGGTCGTTGCGGTCGTTGCGGCGGCGACGGCCGCGGCCTTCACGCTCACGGCGCTCGCCGGCGTTGCCGCCGCCCTGGGTGTTGTTCTGGCCCTGGTTGCCCTGGCCCTGGTTGCCTTGACCGCCCTGGCCCTGCTGCTGGCCGCCCTCACGGGGCTCCTGCGGCTGGCGCGCTTCGCTGGACGGGTGGTTGTTGCTGAGCTGGAGCTCCGCCTGCGGCGCCGGTGCGGGCGGCAGGGGTGGAGGCGTGGGCGGGGAGGGCGCCGGGGCAGGCGCGGGAGCCGGCGGCGGGGCGCTCGTCTCTACCGCGGGTGCGGCGGCGGCTGGCGCCTTGCGGCGCGTGCGGGGACGCGGCTCGGTCGCAGGCTGGTCGCCGGCGCCTTTGGCGTCGTTGGAATCTTTCGTTTCGATATCGGACACGGGCAAACCTCACGGGGCGCCGTTGGAAGAAGAGGTGGGAGGGTTCGCGGCTGGGGGGACAGCGGGGTGTCCCGGGGCGAACGCCTAGAGCCTAGCATCGCGTGAGGCGCAAGGTAAAGCGCCTCACGCGGTGGCTCGGAGGGGTGGAGCAAATATCAGATGGACTTATCGATGAACTGGGCGAGCACGCCCTTGTTCACGGCACCGACCTGGGTGCCGGCAACCTTGCCATCCTTGAACACCATGAGGGTGGGGATGCCGCGGATGCCAAACTGGCGCGGGGTCTGCTGGTTCTCGTCGATGTTGATCTTCACGATCTTCACCTTGCCCTGGTACTCATCGGCAAGCTGCTCGAGGGCGGGCGCGATCGCCTTGCAGGGGCCGCACCATTCCGCCCAGAAATCGAGCAGGACGGGGGTGTCGGATTCGAGGACGTCCTTCGAGAAGGCGGCATCGCTCGTATGGGTGATCTTGTCGCTCACCGTGGTCTCCAATCGGGGTGTTAAGGGGGTTGACGACCGCGACGCTGGCATCGGCTACACTTAGGAGCCCCATGTCGCGGGTCCAACCGGAACCGAAGGTCGTGGCTATATCAGCCGATGGCCCTCATTCCAACCCAACTAGGGGCGCGATTCAAGCTATTCAAGGTGCCGGCGGGTGGTTTCCGTTGACATAGGTAAACCGGTTCATCGAGCCGGTTCAGCTATGCCAGCGGGAACCGTCGTACCGGCCACCTCCCGCCTCCGGCCAATCGTGCGCCGGGCGCGTCGACAGGCCGCCGGGCTAGCAAACCGGCAGCCGCGACCCTCCCGTGCCGCCTGCCGGACCAACCACCCGTCCCGTGGTGCATTCCTTGCCGCAGGGACGGCGTCGCGTACCTGCGACGCAAGATTCCAGGCCCATCCATGTCCCAGACCGTACTTACCGACGTCTTCTACGAAAACCTCGACCTTCATCCGCTGCTCCACCAGGGCCTCGCCACCGCCGGCATCACCCGCTGCACGCCCATCCAGGCGCTGACCCTCCCGGTCGCGCTCACCGGCCGCGACGTGGCGGGCCAGGCGCAGACCGGCACCGGCAAGACCTTCGCCTTCCTCGTGGCCCTGATGGACCGCCTGCTGAAGAACCCGGCCCAGCCCGGCCGCAAGGATTCCGACCCGCGCGCCCTGATCATCGCGCCCACCCGCGAGCTGGCCATCCAGATCGAAAAGGACTTCCAGACCATCGGCAAGGCCACCGGCCTGCGCAGCGCCCTGATCTACGGCGGCGTGGACTACGACAAGCAGCGCCAGCAGCTCCGCGACGGCTGCGACATCATCATCGCCACGCCGGGCCGCCTGCTGGACTACTACAAGCAGGACGTCTTCGGTTTCGGCAGCGTCGAAGTGATGGTGATCGACGAGGCCGACCGCATGTTCGACCTTGGCTTCATCAAGGACGTGCGCTTCATCTTCCGCCGCCTGCCGTCGCGTGAGCAGCGCCAGGTGCTGCTGTTCTCCGCCACCCTGAGCCATCGCGTGCTCGAGCTGGCCTACGAGCACATGCACGAAGCGGAAAAGCTCGTCGTGGAGACCGAGAACGTCACCGCCGACCGCGTCCGCCAGGTGGTCTACTTCCCGTCCAAGGAAGAGAAGATGCCCCTGCTGCTCAACCTGCTTGAAGAGAGCAAGGCCGAGCGCAGCATCATCTTCGTCAACACCAAGGCCGCCGCCGAGCGCATCACGGATCGCCTGAAGCGCCATAACTTCCGCGTCGGCGCCATTTCCGGCGACGTGCCGCAGGTGAAGCGCCAGAAGCTGCTGCAGCGTTTCCAGGACGGCCAGATCGACCTGCTGGTCGCCACGGACGTGGCCGCCCGCGGCCTGCACATCCCGGCCGTCAGCCACGTCTTCAACTACGACCTGCCGCAGGATGCCGAGGACTACGTCCACCGCATCGGCCGCACCGCGCGCCTGGGCGCCGAGGGCGACGCCATCAGCTTCGCCTGCGACCTCTATGCGATGGGCCTGCCGGACATCGAGACCTACATCAACCAGAAGATCCCCGCGGCGTCGATCGACGCGCGGATGCTGGTGATGCCGGCCCCGCGTCCGCGTGCCGACGGCGTGCAGGATGAAATCGACGACCCGAACGACACCGGTGGCCACGTGCCGACCCGTGGCGCGCCGCCGGAGAAGGGTGGCCGGGGTGGTCCGCGTTCGGGCTCCCGTTCGGGTTCGGGTTCGCGCCAGGGTGAGCGTTCGGGCACGCGTGAGCGTCGTCCGCCGCGCCAGGACAAGCCGGCCGTGACCTCGACCGAGGTGCCGGTCACCACCGTCGTCGTCGCCGAGACCGTGGCCGACCTGCCGGCCGCCGAAGCGATGGCCGCCGTCGGTGCCGCGCCGAAGAAGCGCCGCCGCCGTGGTGGTCGTGGCCGCGGTAGCCGCGAGGGTGGGGCCGAGGGCACGCCGGT is part of the Luteibacter pinisoli genome and harbors:
- a CDS encoding glutamate--cysteine ligase encodes the protein MSIPSAAKSTPIGDRHDLVANLAEGEKPREAWRIGTEHEKFGFYTDDLTPPPFEGPRPGIRAILEGLAERYDWDIAREGETPVALTKGKANITLEPAGQLELSGAPLVSIHETCDEVSTHLKEVRSVADEFGIGFLGMGFQPKWRRDQMPWMPKGRYKIMREYMPKVGSLGLDMMTRTCTVQVNLDYATEADMVKKFRVALALQPIATALFANSPFTEGKPNGFKSFRSHVWTDTDADRTGMLDFVFEEGFGYERYVDYILDVPMYFSYRDGKYVDLSGQDFRKFMRGELPALPGVKANMKDWADHLTTAFPEVRLKQYLEMRGADASPWNQLCALPAFWVGLLYDDVALDAAWDLVKDFSKAERHALRDGVPKEALHLKFRNHTMRELSLEALKIADHGLKRRNVGRRSDGANESIYIEPLLEIALSGKTQADTKLEQFHGKWNGSVDPVFSEYAY
- the rho gene encoding transcription termination factor Rho, whose amino-acid sequence is MSDIETKDSNDAKGAGDQPATEPRPRTRRKAPAAAAPAVETSAPPPAPAPAPAPSPPTPPPLPPAPAPQAELQLSNNHPSSEARQPQEPREGGQQQGQGGQGNQGQGNQGQNNTQGGGNAGERREREGRGRRRRNDRNDRPERNDRPQQQQRQGGGGGNGGGNYQHQRNNNNGYPVDDDENADAGSNDRLINLTELKRKNSIQLLEFAESLGIREGVARQRKQDVVFNILKAHARSGGGIWAEGVLEILQDGFGFLRSADESYLAGPDDIYVSPSQIRRFNLRTGDYITGRVRHPKEGERYFAMLKVDDINGDPPEASKNKLLFENLTPLFPRKAFKLERGNGSTEDITGRILDLVAPIGRGQRGLIVSQPKSGKTMMLQNIAQAIQYNHPDVHLIMLLIDERPEEVTEIARTVRAEVISSTFDEPAVRHVQVAEMVIERAKRLVEHKRDVVILLDSITRLARAYNTVVPSSGKVLTGGVDANALQRPKRFFGAARNVEEGGSLTIIATALTDTGSKMDEVIYEEFKGTGNMEVHLSRRISEKRVYPAIDINRSGTRREDLLIEPDMLAKIWILRKLLHPMDELAAMEFMLDKMKNTKSNDEFFNSMKR
- a CDS encoding DEAD/DEAH box helicase, which codes for MSQTVLTDVFYENLDLHPLLHQGLATAGITRCTPIQALTLPVALTGRDVAGQAQTGTGKTFAFLVALMDRLLKNPAQPGRKDSDPRALIIAPTRELAIQIEKDFQTIGKATGLRSALIYGGVDYDKQRQQLRDGCDIIIATPGRLLDYYKQDVFGFGSVEVMVIDEADRMFDLGFIKDVRFIFRRLPSREQRQVLLFSATLSHRVLELAYEHMHEAEKLVVETENVTADRVRQVVYFPSKEEKMPLLLNLLEESKAERSIIFVNTKAAAERITDRLKRHNFRVGAISGDVPQVKRQKLLQRFQDGQIDLLVATDVAARGLHIPAVSHVFNYDLPQDAEDYVHRIGRTARLGAEGDAISFACDLYAMGLPDIETYINQKIPAASIDARMLVMPAPRPRADGVQDEIDDPNDTGGHVPTRGAPPEKGGRGGPRSGSRSGSGSRQGERSGTRERRPPRQDKPAVTSTEVPVTTVVVAETVADLPAAEAMAAVGAAPKKRRRRGGRGRGSREGGAEGTPVRIQDAGASAAPRAAGAEGAANPNRRPSRHVAASRPAATPAPAAAPVKKEGFFRRLGRIFGGR
- the trxA gene encoding thioredoxin TrxA, which encodes MSDKITHTSDAAFSKDVLESDTPVLLDFWAEWCGPCKAIAPALEQLADEYQGKVKIVKINIDENQQTPRQFGIRGIPTLMVFKDGKVAGTQVGAVNKGVLAQFIDKSI